The following proteins come from a genomic window of Neofelis nebulosa isolate mNeoNeb1 chromosome 5, mNeoNeb1.pri, whole genome shotgun sequence:
- the SUMO3 gene encoding small ubiquitin-related modifier 3: MSEEKPKEGVKTENDHINLKVAGQDGSVVQFKIKRHTPLSKLMKAYCERQGLSMRQIRFRFDGQPINETDTPAQLEMEDEDTIDVFQQQTGGSRDSRCR; this comes from the exons GAGGGGGTGAAGACCGAGAACGACCACATCAACCTGAAAGTGGCCGGGCAGGATGGCTCCGTCGTCCAGTTCAAAATCAAGAGACACACGCCGCTGAGCAAGCTGATGAAGGCGTACTGCGAGAGGCAG ggCTTGTCAATGAGACAGATTAGATTCAGGTTTGACGGGCAGCCGATTAATGAAACAGACACCCCTGCGCAG CTGGAGATGGAGGACGAGGACACCATCGACGTGTTCCAGCAGCAGACGGGAGGCTCGCGGGACAGCCGCTGTCGCTAA